One Candidatus Poribacteria bacterium DNA segment encodes these proteins:
- a CDS encoding DUF5069 domain-containing protein, with protein sequence MPLDWKPRGRDLTIGGIHWIARITDKARAHLSETLGDYIYPCPADQAFLKQYGLSEAEFTQLVKENPTDELMVERIREIDAKRSKS encoded by the coding sequence ATGCCGCTCGATTGGAAGCCTCGCGGCCGCGACCTGACTATCGGCGGAATCCACTGGATCGCCCGCATCACCGACAAGGCGCGGGCTCACCTGAGCGAGACGCTCGGTGACTACATCTACCCCTGTCCGGCGGATCAGGCGTTTCTCAAGCAGTACGGACTCTCAGAGGCCGAGTTCACTCAGCTCGTGAAGGAGAATCCCACGGACGAGCTGATGGTCGAGCGGATTCGGGAGATCGACGCCAAACGATCCAAGTCGTAG
- a CDS encoding transposase translates to MSRKAYPSDVADDEWGFVAPYLTLMTEDAPQREHALREVFNGLRWIVRAGASWRMLPHDLPPWEAVYQQTQRWIQASVFESMTHDLRVLLRVLLRVLLRVAAGRNEQPSVTLLDSRTLQSTPESATPESGGRAGYDGAKRKKGSKIHAAVDTLGHLLALHVT, encoded by the coding sequence ATGTCTCGAAAAGCCTATCCGTCCGACGTGGCGGACGACGAATGGGGGTTCGTCGCCCCTTATTTGACGTTGATGACCGAGGACGCTCCGCAACGGGAGCATGCGTTGCGGGAAGTCTTCAACGGACTGCGCTGGATCGTGCGGGCGGGCGCCTCGTGGCGCATGCTGCCTCACGACCTGCCGCCGTGGGAGGCGGTCTATCAGCAGACTCAGCGATGGATCCAAGCGAGCGTCTTCGAGTCCATGACTCACGACCTGCGCGTTCTGCTGCGCGTTCTGCTGCGCGTTCTGCTGCGCGTGGCCGCCGGACGGAACGAACAGCCGTCCGTGACCCTTCTCGACAGCCGTACGCTGCAATCGACGCCGGAAAGCGCGACGCCGGAAAGCGGCGGTCGTGCGGGCTATGACGGAGCCAAGCGCAAGAAGGGCAGCAAGATTCACGCGGCGGTAGACACCTTGGGTCATCTGTTGGCGTTGCACGTCAC